CTCAGAATATCCATTCATATCCGAATACATATAAGAAGGACCTTCACCATAAATGAACAGATTGTTCTGTAAAACTGCACCGGCAAATTGAGCATCCCAGATATAATAGATGATTATTAGGGTATAGCCAAGAAATTTGTGATTAACCAATATTTGTACAAAAAATGCAAATAGTATTATCAGTATATAATATGTGAATTGTAATCCCAAAACTGATTTAATATACAAGCCAATTTCGAAATTATAATATCCATTAAATGCCTGAACAATAACTCCAGTGATAACAAGCATACTTAACATCGAAAAGATTATAGTTATTAGAGCTGTGATCTTAGAGCCCAACAGGTGCCAGTTATTAACAGGTAAGATGTTTTCTGTTTCATGCACTTTCAGACTTCGTGATTGCCATACCATCTCTCCTGAAAAGAGTATTATAATGATCATCACAAACAGATTGAAAGTGCCTCCAAGGATTTCAATTACCTGATAGGTAACAGGGTAAGTGACTGTGTCAAATATCTTTCCTATTGCTTGAGAAGTGGTGATCAGAAAACCAATACCAATAATCATAATCAAAATAAAGTAAATATTCGTGATCAATCCTTTGAACTCTCTTCTGAACAGACTAATAAAAGACAGTAAATTATGTTTTAGTCCATAATTAGGTTGAACAGTATTAATTTGTCGGTCTATATAATTCTCAGAACCATTTGTTTGTATATTGTTCTCAAATGATTTTGCTTTCTTCTTTCTGATTTTAATTTTATCAATATCAAACGAAAAATTAAACCTGAAATAACCAATTATTAAAGTGATAGCACCAATGATTACCCATAGGATACGATTTAACAGATAAACACTTTCTAATGGAATAGATTGAGTGTTAGCTTCATCAGCAGAGAAATTTGAACTTACTTTCATTGAAGAAGCCATTCCAAATGGATCCAATAATGCAGCGAGAGTTTGATTGTCTAAATCGTTGATCATTCTCCCACCTACAGCATAAAGCACATATAATCCAATGATCACAAACCAGTTGATTACTATATTTCTTAATAATAGAGTTAATGTAAAGAATAGAGCTGTAATGAAAAACAGATTTGGAATAATACGAGAAAGATAAGTATTGATATATGCCATAGGTATCACGTCTCCAAACATATCGCTGTTAAGATAGGGCATCTCTGATCCTATAAGAATTCCAAAAGCAGGTCCAAGAAAAACGAGAATATTAATCAGTAATGCTGCTATATATCTTCCCATAAGGTAATTGAACTTGCTTACCTGTGTAGTGAAAGTTAATGACAAACTATCATATTTAAAGTCCTTATAAATGATATTACTTACAATTCCGGCAGTGATAAAGATTCCAAGAAAACTAAAGAATGATAATACAAGATCAATTACCATTGGGGAGTTGAGCTTGATATTATCTCCTGCTATTCCTATTTGTATAGCAGGAAAGGCTCCACCCACAGCATTAATAAACATAAATGTCAGGGCAAACATTATTGCAAAGTAGATATAAGTTACCTTGCTGTTCAATGCTGTACGTAATTCAAACGATATTATTTGTAGAAGCATGATTTTTATAGGTTTAATTACGTAATGCTGTGAAATAAACATCTTCAAGACAAGCCGGTGAATTATCAAAACCATCTCCGGGGTGCTCTTCATCAAATACATGAACCAAAGGTTTTCCTGAATTAAGGTGGGAATAGATTACATTAAATGAGTTTGATACATCAGAGTATTCTGCTTTTTCAATCCTTTTTGTCCAGATCTTACCATTAATCTCATTTATTAGTAAATCTGGTTTTCCATGAACAACCAATTTACCGTTGTTTATAATACCCATATTGTTACATAAGTCGCTGATATCATCCACAATATGTGTAGAAAGAATTACGATTTTCTCTTCGCTGATATCACTTAACAGATTATTAAACTTAACTCTTTCGGCAGGATCAAGTCCGGCAGTAGGTTCATCCACTATTATGAGTTTAGGATTACCCAATAGTGCTATAGCTATTCCAAAACGCTGCTTCATACCTCCAGAAAATGTGCTAACATACTTCTTTCTGTATTGATAAAGATTCACCATCTCCAAAAGGTTAGTAACACTTTCTTTTCGTTCTTTCTTCTTAATGATGCCTTTTAGTAATGCATAGTGATCCAATAAATCCTGTGCACTTATTCTTGGATAAACACCAAATTCCTGAGGTAAATATCCAAGGACTTTCTTTACTTCATCAGATTGCTTTAACACATCTATATCATCCAGCATAATACTGCCGGCATCTGCAGATTGTAATGTAGCAATGGTTCTCATTAATGTGCTTTTACCGGAGCCATTAGGTCCTAGTAGTCCAAACATTCCTTCTCCAATTTCAAGTGAAAGATCATTCAAAGCCCTAACACCATTGGAATATGTTTTCGATAATTCTGTTATATTGAGTTTCATGATTTTTATTTTTTAATATTTGAAATTTGAATATAGAGTGCCGATTTTTGATAATTAATGCGCTCCTTCCATAGATTTTTGTATTTCTTCCATATGTTCTTCAGTAAGATCCATCAATTGCTCTTCAGTTACCAGTGTATATCCTTCCGGTTTTGTAAGTAGTTTTTCATCAACCACTTTTTCTTCAATACTTTGGAATAAATAGCTAAGCATGTTACTTTCAATTTCAAGAACCATTCCTTCTATTGGTAATAATCCCATAGGAGAATAATACATTAAAAGTTCAGGACAATACCATATTGTGAAAGTCATATCATCTTTAGATACCATATTTGCTGCTTTACAGGTGTAACCACCTAATTCTTTAGTATCCTCTAATAATTCCAGCTTATATTCTTCCGGGTCGAATTCATTTACGGTATAGAACTTCTCTTCACCCAATTTAGTAAATGAGAGCATTTTCTTATTCTCAGCATCCAGTAACATATCAGCTGATGATGTGTTGATCATGATTCCATCTTTAGACTCTTCCTTTACTTCCTGTATTCTGGCTTTACCATCTTTAAAATGTAATTGCATTTTGGAAGATGCAAATTCAGGAATAAAAGCTTTCATCGCTTTCTGAGCACCTTTGAGGTTTGCATGAACATTAATCTTTTGTTCGTAAGTAATAATACCTTCAATAATTTTCTGTGCTGAAAGTGAATATGAGATGATTCCCAGAAATAATGTAAGGATTAAATGTCTTTGTTTCATTTTAAAAGTTTTTTGGTTTTATTTTGATGCAAATGTATTACTAATATCAAAGAATATATGTTATCGAAAGGTTATCTATTGTTATCGAGTGTTAACAAACTTGGTAATAATTTAATTGTAAGTACTTTTGTTTTATAAATTTTAAATATGAAGAAATTACATTACATATTACTATTAATGATCTTACCGATAATAGGTGTTATCGGTTTTCAGTCCTACTGGATTATTAATACCTATAAAATTAATGAGGAAGGCTTTCAAAAAGACATCAAGGCTGCTTTACAAAGTGCTATTAAAAATGATATCATTAATCAGACAAAGGATAAACTCCCTATGTTGGATAGTACACTGAATGGAGCAGGCCAGATAGATATATCATCTAATATGTATCAATCAGGTGATTCAACTATACTTGAAGAATTAATTGGAATGTTGAGTGGAAGTGACACTATTCCTCCTGAAAATGTTACTATTCATATATCCGGAACTGATGATGAAATGATACCTTTCGAAGGTCTTCCATTTGATAAGCTTCCTGATTCTGCAAAAATTATGGGTGATACGACCTTCATTGTTGAAACATCCTCCGATTTTAGTATGGATGGTTCGTTGAAAGATATGATGCTAAGAGTTATTGCTGATTTAACTGGTCATGCAACACAACTTGAATCAATTGATTCTCTTTATAAAGAAAGTTTACTCGAAACGGGACTTGAATTGGATTATAAAATGGCTCTGTATAAAGGAGGAAAATTTATAGGATCAACAAAAGGTGATTCTGTTGATTTTCAAAATCCAGATACTAAGGCTTGCATTGACAAACTTTACACTGAGAGTCCTGAGTTAAGAGTTGTCATTCCTGAGAAAGCAAGTTTTCTATTATTGAATATGTGGATGTCTTTGTCTACTTCATTATTATTGGTTATTGTTGTTATAGGGACTTTCATTTATATGCTTACGGTGATTATGCGACAAAAGAAGTTGTCGGATATGAAGAATGATTTTATTAATAATATGACACATGAATGTAAGACTCCAATTGCTACTGTTAGTGCAGCTATTGAATCGATGCAAAACTTTGGAGTATTGGATGATAAAGTAAAAACAAAAAACTATCTGAACATTTCCCAAAAAGAACTGGTTCGCTTGAATTCAATGGTTGATAAAGTACTTGATATTTCTGCATATGAGAAGCAGAAAGTTGTTCTTAATAAAGAAGTCATATATCTTTCTGATATTGCAAAAGATGTTGTTGAGCGTTTCAGATTACAGGATGAGGATAAAACTTCGATTGTAGAAGAGATAATGGGTGATATACAAATATTTGCTGATAGGATGCATATTCAGAATCTTATTAATAACCTTCTGGATAATGGAGTGAAGTATTGTGATAAAATTCCTGTTATAAATGTGAAATGCAAAATAAAAGATGGTATGGCTGAATTAAGGATAAAAGACAATGGTATTGGTATTTCCAAAGATCATCAAAGGTTGATTTTCGATAAATTTTACAGGGCTCCTGGAAATAGTATGCATTCAGTGAAAGGTTTTGGATTGGGCTTGAGTTATGTGAAACATGTTGTTGAACAACACGAAGGACAAATCTATGTTTTTAGTATGCCAGGTGTCGGAAGTGAATTTGTAATTCAATTACCATTAAGCGATGGAAGCAATTAGAGTTTTATATGTCGAAGACGAAGAGTCTTTAGGTATGATTGTAAAGGAGAGTATGGAAAGTCGTGGCTTTGATGTACTTTTTTGTAAGAATGCAAAAGAAGGTCTGCAGGCTTTCAAAACCATGTCACCCGAAATTTGTATATTAGATGTGATGATGCCCGGGATGGATGGATTTGAAATGGCTAAAGAGATAAGGACTGTTGACAAGAATATCCCTATCATTTTTTTAACTGCTAAATCACAAACCAGCGACGTAGTAAAAGGATTTGAATTGGGAGCTCATGATTACATCAAAAAACCTTTTAGTATTGAAGAGCTACTTGTTCGCATGCAATTTATTCTAAGAAGAGAGAAGAGTGAATTAAGCAGAGAAGTAATGGACATAATTTTCAATATTGGTAACTATAAATTCCACACCGAAAGGCAGACCTTGCTATTTGAAGGAAATGAAAAAAAATTGACTCACCGGGAAACAGAGATTTTAAGAATGCTTTGTGAAAATCGGAATCAGGTGTTAGAACGAGATGCTGTATTGATGAAATTGTGGGGAGATAACAGTTTCTTTAATGCACGTTCCATGGATGTGTTTATCACCAAATTAAGAAAGTATCTTATCAAAGATTCAAGAATTGAGATTGTTAATGTAAGGGGGATAGGATATAAATTGATTGATTGATACTACTTGGTTTATTTTTCGAAGGTGGACGATGACTGATAAAATGTATTTAGCCCAGATGACGAGAATTTATGCTAATATGGCTTAGCAATATTATACTACTAGATTTTTCTGCTTCAAATTGAATCTGGATAGTCTTAAAGTACAATTAGAATATTGGAGCAGCCTGAAAAGTCACCATATATTTGAAATATAAAAATCAATGCGACTATAATCAATGAAAATCCGGAATAGTCATATGAATTGTTAAAAATTAAAATTACTCTGACCTTATCTGCTGCAAACTATTGGTAAAAATATAGTAAAGCCAATACTGTTAAAAAGCATTGTTTTGGGAGGTAAATTTTAATCTAAACATAAGATTAGGTACAACCTTTCAAAATTTTGGTTATAATAAGTAGAATTATTCAAATATTGAAGCTTATCTTTGGTATGTTTCTAATGAGAAAATTGTTAGAGTAGTGTAGATAATTTCAGGTTTTGATTTCAAAGGCTCGAAATTGCCACAAACAGCAATTACTTTACAATCTATTGTTGATAGTTCTATTCATTAGTGCCAGTTTTATCTGTAAGCAGCATTAATAATATTTATCTTAGTAAAACCATCTATCTTAATGTTTATCCAGCCATATATTGAATCATTAGCAGTTATAGTTCTAAATCCTAAATATTTATTTTCTAAATTACTCCAGCCATATAAATATCCACGATTAAATGTAACCAAAGGAGGTTCGTACGAAAAACCCGTCCAGGTATGACAGAATTTAATTTCTGAATCCTTTAATCATACTCCATTGCTATCTACTATATCATGCTGGCTAAGTATAATAGGAATGATTTCATCAGTCGAATTAATTAATGTATCAAGTACATGTGTGCTATCTGAAAGTTGTGTATCAGTATAAGTGTATATTAATCTCTTAGTAATACCTACCATGATTTCAGTATTATTAATTCCATGTATCGAACTAGAAAAATCGCCCCCCATTCCACCTTGATCCACATGAGATTTTGAGACAAATTCAAAATCATTAATTGCATCATTATTGATATCTAACTTATATATTGTGTGCCAATTATCAGAAGTAATTGTGTCATTTATTTGAATATAATTTGCTGAGTCAGATACTCCAGCAAGGATAAAATCATAATCTATCTCAACTGGGGTATCATCAGATTTAGTACAATTATTATGTACTAAAATAAAACCAATTAAAATTAGGAACCTTATCATATTCATATTATGCTTTTATCAAGATGTATTAGATTAATTTATGGTTGAGTTTAAATTCCAATATATATTTTGCTATTATCTATAATAATTCATAATGGTTTATTATTTAAGTCAATCTATTTTATGCAAAGAAATTAAAATATTGGCAACAAAAAACGCCAATAACTTGGTTTCTCTAATGTTAAAAATCGTCTTTCCAAAACTAAGGGATTTCTGAATTTATACAGATCGATAAACTTGTTATTGGCGTTTTCTTAATTTTCGCTAATAATTATTTACATAAGCATCTACTTATTTACCAATTACTAAAAACCAAATCCTATGAAAGATTTTGCCTGCATATAAACTTTAGAACGGCAAATCATTCCCTTCATCCTCTGTTTCGGGTGGAATGT
Above is a genomic segment from Bacteroidota bacterium containing:
- a CDS encoding ABC transporter ATP-binding protein, with translation MKLNITELSKTYSNGVRALNDLSLEIGEGMFGLLGPNGSGKSTLMRTIATLQSADAGSIMLDDIDVLKQSDEVKKVLGYLPQEFGVYPRISAQDLLDHYALLKGIIKKKERKESVTNLLEMVNLYQYRKKYVSTFSGGMKQRFGIAIALLGNPKLIIVDEPTAGLDPAERVKFNNLLSDISEEKIVILSTHIVDDISDLCNNMGIINNGKLVVHGKPDLLINEINGKIWTKRIEKAEYSDVSNSFNVIYSHLNSGKPLVHVFDEEHPGDGFDNSPACLEDVYFTALRN
- a CDS encoding HAMP domain-containing histidine kinase, encoding MLDSTLNGAGQIDISSNMYQSGDSTILEELIGMLSGSDTIPPENVTIHISGTDDEMIPFEGLPFDKLPDSAKIMGDTTFIVETSSDFSMDGSLKDMMLRVIADLTGHATQLESIDSLYKESLLETGLELDYKMALYKGGKFIGSTKGDSVDFQNPDTKACIDKLYTESPELRVVIPEKASFLLLNMWMSLSTSLLLVIVVIGTFIYMLTVIMRQKKLSDMKNDFINNMTHECKTPIATVSAAIESMQNFGVLDDKVKTKNYLNISQKELVRLNSMVDKVLDISAYEKQKVVLNKEVIYLSDIAKDVVERFRLQDEDKTSIVEEIMGDIQIFADRMHIQNLINNLLDNGVKYCDKIPVINVKCKIKDGMAELRIKDNGIGISKDHQRLIFDKFYRAPGNSMHSVKGFGLGLSYVKHVVEQHEGQIYVFSMPGVGSEFVIQLPLSDGSN
- a CDS encoding GLPGLI family protein, translating into MKQRHLILTLFLGIISYSLSAQKIIEGIITYEQKINVHANLKGAQKAMKAFIPEFASSKMQLHFKDGKARIQEVKEESKDGIMINTSSADMLLDAENKKMLSFTKLGEEKFYTVNEFDPEEYKLELLEDTKELGGYTCKAANMVSKDDMTFTIWYCPELLMYYSPMGLLPIEGMVLEIESNMLSYLFQSIEEKVVDEKLLTKPEGYTLVTEEQLMDLTEEHMEEIQKSMEGAH
- a CDS encoding response regulator transcription factor yields the protein MEAIRVLYVEDEESLGMIVKESMESRGFDVLFCKNAKEGLQAFKTMSPEICILDVMMPGMDGFEMAKEIRTVDKNIPIIFLTAKSQTSDVVKGFELGAHDYIKKPFSIEELLVRMQFILRREKSELSREVMDIIFNIGNYKFHTERQTLLFEGNEKKLTHRETEILRMLCENRNQVLERDAVLMKLWGDNSFFNARSMDVFITKLRKYLIKDSRIEIVNVRGIGYKLID